A region from the Pirellulales bacterium genome encodes:
- a CDS encoding helix-turn-helix domain-containing protein — protein sequence MVLRRVAVELLREGATQAAVAERLGISRSSVKRWKRPMPPAGSRP from the coding sequence ATGGTCCTTCGTCGCGTGGCCGTGGAGTTGCTCCGGGAGGGAGCGACCCAGGCGGCTGTCGCCGAGCGGTTGGGAATCAGCCGTTCGAGTGTGAAACGTTGGAAAAGGCCCATGCCTCCGGCGGGGTCGCGGCCCTGA